Genomic segment of Cytobacillus suaedae:
CCACGTAACCTTGCGAAGAGTGTTACTGTTGAATAAACGCTAATGATAAAATTCCTCCTAGAATATCTAGGAGGAATTTTTTTAGTACAATAGTTTTCTCTCCCAACTATTTAGAACTGGAAATAGCGATCAAGCAAATAAGAAATGGATTTGCAATGAGGGTGATTTCGAATATTTTCGATTAATCCTTTTATCATTGCAGGGCTTAAATTAGGTTCACTAATATGCTGTTTTAATAAAGTGATTGATTCCTTCTCAATGGAATCTGTTAACTCCGCAAGCTTCTGCTCCAATACCTCAAGTATTTGTTCCTTTGTTACTTCTTCAAATGCTGAAAGCTCAAAAGTTTTCATAAGCTCTTTTGAGATAAAGGGAATGGATGTATGTTTTGCAAGTAGGTTTGTCTTTTCAACAAGCGATTTAGAAAGTAAGTTTAGATCCAATGTAACATTATAAAACAAAAATAACTCAGAATATGTTCTCATAAAGCCTTTTATACAAAAAAGTAAATCATATTTAGTTTCTCTGACACTATCCCCATACAAACGCTCAATCATTGTTAGGATGATTTTATCAATTAGGCTATCATAGTAGCGGGTCCTTGAAATAAATTCTGGATTAAATGTTTGGGTTTGTTCTTTCATAAACATTTTTGCAAAATCTGAATGCTTATGGAAAGAATGGTAGGTTGAATAATAAAACTTATATAAAATTTCATTGCTGTCTTCTGACTTTTTGACCATGTGGTCAATATCTGTGATAATCTGAATCATGAAATGATCAATAAGAGCTATAATCAATTCATCTTTTGACTTAAAGGATAAGTAAAATGCACCCTTTGAAATGCCGCAGTGCTCCGTTATCTGTTGAACTGAGGTTGCTTCAAATCCTTGTGTTGCAAAGAGTTCTATTGCCTTCTCCATTATTAATTGTTTTTTTATCATTTCTATCTCTCCTGGATTAAATGATTGACAATTGACCTATTAGTCATTAGTATAAGTAATTGAGTCTGATAGGTCAATTGGGGGTAGGTATAAGTATGAAAGGCTTGGTTAATTTTGTATTAAAAAATAAATTAGCAGTATGGTTACTCACTATCATTATAACTGTATCAGGAATTTATTCAGGAACGCAAATGAAAACAGAAACGATTCCTGATATATCAATTCCATACTTAATGGTAATGGGTGTATATCCTGGAGCAACTCCGGAACAAGTGATGGACGAAGTCTCAATACCATTAGAGAAAGCTGTAGAGAATTTAGAAAATGTTAAATCAGTGTTTTCAAATTCATATTCTAATATGTCAAGTATACAGGTGGAATATGAATATGGCATAGATATGGATGAGGCAAAACGTGCACTTGAATCTGCACTGGATGCTGTGACTTTACCAGAAGGAGCACAAGAACCGGTCATCACAGCAATTAGTATGAACATGATGCCAGTTGTTGCCTTAAGTGTAAGCAGTGATGTAGAGGATGTTGTAGAATTAACATCTACAGTCGAAGAGATCATCCTTCCTAAAATCGAGAAAATAGAAGGTGTTGCATCAGCAACTATTACTGGTCAGCATATTGAAGAAGTTCATCTTACTTATAATGAAAATAAAATGACTGAGTTCGGTATTACTGAGGACAATGTAAAGCAAATAATTCAAGCAAGTGACTTGGCTGTTTCATTAGGGCTTTACGAATTTGAAGAAGGTGAACAAGCAGTAGCTGTTGACGGTAAATTTATGACGGCTTATGAGTTAAAGGAAATGCTTATTCCGGTAACTCCAACAGAAGCTCAACCACTACCATTTGTAAAACTTAGTGATATTGCATCAATTGATGTTGTAGGAAAAGTACAATCTGTATCCCGTACAAATGGGAAAGATGCAATTGCAATTCAAATTGTTAAAGGTCAAGAGGCTAACACAGTTGATGTTGTAAATCGTGTAAAAGAACTCGTGGAAGAAGAAACGAACAAATTTGAGAATCTTATCATTGATATAACTGTCGATCAGGGCAAACCAATTGAAAAATCAGTTTCTACTATGATTGAAAAAGCTTTGTTTGGTGGATTAATAGCAGTTTTAATTATTCTATTATTCCTGCGTGACTTTAAATCAACCATTATATCGATTATTTCTATCCCAGTATCTATTTTTATGGCTTTACTGTTACTATTCTGGATGGATATTACACTAAATATAATGACGCTGGGCGCAATAACTGTTGCCATTGGTCGTGTAATCGATGACTCGATTGTTGTAGTTGAAAATATTTATCGACGTCTTCATTTAAAAGAAGAAAAGCTAACAGGACGCGCACTTATTCGTGAAGCAACAATTGAAATGTTTAAACCTATCTTATCTTCAACACTAGTCACGGTTGCTGTATTTGCTCCACTGATTTTTGTTGGAGGTATGGTAGGAGAATTATTCATGCCATTCGCATTAACAATGACGTTTGCTTTAGGAGCATCATTGATTGTTGCGATTACGATAGTTCCCGCGTTATCTCATTATTTATTCAAGAAGAAGCTATATAGTGAGAAAACGGAGAGTAGCCATAAAGAGGTAGGGAAATTATCGAATTGGTATAAAGGCATATTAAAATGGACGCTTAACCATAAAATAATTACGTCTATCGTTTCCATATTACTACTTGTAGGAAGCCTAGCGCTTACCCCTTTGATAGGTTTTAGTTTCATGGGAAGTGAAGAAGAAAAAGTAATGTACCTAACGTATACTCCTGGAACAGGTGAGTTAATGGAGGAGACATTAGCAAACATTGAAGTTGTAGAAGAAAAATTATTAAAGCATGATGACATTGATATCGTTCAATTATCGGTAACTGAAAGCGGAGATCCGATGACAGCTATGATGGGTGGCAGTGGAGATGGAGCGTTAATGTATCTTATCTTTGATCCTGAAATGGAAGACTTCCCTGGTACCCGTAAGGAGATTGAAGAATATGTCTTTAATATTGGCCAAAGTGGTAAATGGAAAAGCCAAAACTTTACTTCAACGTCAATGTCAACAAATGAACTTAGCTATACCTTCTACAGTGAAAATTTAAATGATTTAAATGAAGCTGTAAAAATGGTAGAAGATGTTATGAGAGAAAATGAAAGTTTAGAAGATGTTTCTTCTAGTGCCGAGGATGCGTATGTAGAGTATACATTCAAGGTAAAGCAAGATGAATTACTGCAATATGGTTTAACAACAGGACAAATTGTAATGATGCTCAGACCTTCTTCAATAGATGAGGTGATTACTACTGTTGAAAAAGATGGAGATACACTTGAAGTAATTCTGCAACAAGAACAAGCAGCTGAACCGAAGTCAATTGATGATATCTTAGCAACACAAGTACCAACTGCTCTTGGTACAATGATGCCACTTTCAGATCTTGTGACTGTGGAAGAAGGAACAACTTTAAATACATTAGCTCGTAGTAAAGGTGAATACTATGCAAGCGTATCAGGAACGATCATTGGTGATGATCTTTCAAAAGCAACTACTGAAGTAGATAAAGCAATTGATAAGTTAGATTTACCAAATGGTGTAACTGTCGATATTGCTGGGGTAGCAGCTGATATGACCGAGACTTTTACAAAGCTTGGGCTTGCAATGCTGGCAGCTATTGCGATTGTGTACTTCATTCTGGTTGTGACTTTTGGAGAGGGTGTGGCACCATTTGCTATTCTATTCTCTCTACCATTTGCTGTTATTGGATCTTTTGTCGGCTTATTGATTGCAGGTGAAACAATTTCAGTTTCTGTTATGATGGGTCTATTGATGTTGATAGGTATTGTCGTAACAAATGCAATTGTACTTGTGGACCGTATTATTCATATGGAACGTGATGGATTAACAATGCGTGAAGCTATACTAGAAGCTGGAGCTACACGACTTCGACCAATCCTTATGACTGCAATAGCTACAATTGGTGCCTTAATACCTCTTGCAATAAGCTCCGAGGGTGGAGGCGGATTAATCTCTAAAGGTTTAGGAATTACAGTAATCGGTGGACTAACAAGTTCTACTTTATTAACACTAATTATTGTTCCAATCGTATATGAAGTATTATCTAAGATGTTCAAGAAAAACCGTAAAGAAATTCAGGAAAACTAACGAATAGCCCTACAAGGCTTTAGACCTTGTGGGGCTATTTTTATTGAGTGGTAGATCAAAGATACGATTGGTTAATTTTGGAGTGATTTATTTCCCTATAAATAATGGTAGAATTAAATATCATATACTAATACTTATCTCTGATAAATGGCAAACCTATCGAAAGGTAGGGACGCAAAACCACGGGTCTAATGCAACTTCATTGCTATGATAGCCGGGTCGCCGAGGGATGGATCATCTACGACATAATCCACCTATAAAGGTGGTTTTTTGTTTTATTAGAAAAACATCCTCTTTACAAAGTGTGCTAATTTTCACAGAACACATAATACAATGCAACCTTACATCTGTTTGAGCTAGCAAAGGGAGGAATAACTGTTGGATACCTTTAATGAAAAAATTCAAAGCTGGGTTAATAATAATCAGTTAGTATATATTGAAGTGGTGTTAAAGAAAATAGGTCGCAAAGAAGTACTTGGTAGAATCGTTCAATTCAATGGGGAAAGCCTACTCATATACAAGGACGATACAAAAATGGTAGAACATTATTTACTCAATGAAATTGATAATATTGCACCTGTCAATAAATCAGATTAGCAGGAAGAAACTCTCGATAAGTGGTGTTTACACTTATTGAGAGTTTTTTTGTAAATAAATTGTAATGAAATTGAAACATAATTGTGAAAATTGCTTCCTATTTTTGTTATTTGTTTGTAAAATATAAATTGTTAACTATTAAAAAAATTTTAACTAATTGCTAAAATTAATATATTTAGATAGTGTAACAAAAAATGAATACTCACGAGGGATGTGTAACTTTGAAAAAGAGTAAGTTATTAATCATCGGTCTAATTATTGCTAGTTTAATTGCTTGTAGCAATAAAGACCAGTCTACTGATGCGAATGATTCAAATGAGCCCAACACTAGCAAGGCTACGCCTAGTAACCAGGCAGATAAAGAGAAGGATGATCCTTCAGGTTCTGAGAATGAAGAAGATACGAAAGATAATAAGGAAAATGAAATAGAAAAGCCGAAAGAAAGTCTAGTTGATTCGATTAAAGGTGAAAATTTACTAGGTCTAAGCCAAGATGAATTAAAAAATCTTTACGGAGAACCTGCTGTATCAGTTAATGCGAATCAATTTTTAATTTGGAGATATGATTTTACGAACGAAAATTATGTCTATGAAGAAAGTGTCATTTCTGTTGATGTTTTAGGCCTACAAAATGGAAAAATGGAGGCGCAATTAACCGTAGAATTTGGAGACGATGACATTGCTGATGCTTTTTCTATTTATTATGTGAAAGATGGGCAAATTCTACATTACCGTGTAACCAAAGAGGGCATTATTGAAGAATCTGCCAATGCAGATTAGAAAACTTTATATAAAGCTAAGCTAGATAAAAAGAAAACTTAGCTAATTAGTCAGGGGGAGCAAGATGAAAGACATAGCTATCGGGGTGATAAAACAGTTTGGGTTATGGATGTTAGCAGCCTGCTTTTTATTACTTATCATACTAATACCAAGGGATTATACCCTTTCACCAGATTCAACTGGACAACTAGAAGAAGCCGTATATCATTATAATTTTAATGATCATATCACTAATGTAAAAGACTTCTTCATTGCGTTTGGGGAAAATGGGGGGTTAGGTCTATACAAGACTGGAGATACCATAGAAAAACATGTTTTTGACATGACACTTAGAAGCTTAAAATTAATCATTCCAGCTATATTAATAGGCTTCTTTTTCGGAATTTTTAAAGGGGTATTTGATTTCTTAGTTAAAGGAAAGAGAGTTGGAGTTGGTAGCGGAACAACTTGGATGATGTTATCGATTCCTGATTTATTTTTTATGATTTTCCTTCAATTATTCCTAATGTTTCTATATCAAATTGGACTGTTTCCACATGTTGACTTATATGGGCATGAGAAGGTAGATAATCAAATTGTGGGTATCATCTTTCTAGCAATCTATCCATTATTTTTTATTGCAAATATTACCTATACAAGTTTAGTTGAAGAAGAGAAAATGGATTACATTAATACAGCACGTTCTAAAGGAGTCAGTCATTTCAAGATTGTTAATTTACACATGTTAAAAAATGCTTTACAAAAAATTATAGTGAATAGTAATACATTAACTCTTTATGTGCTATCTAACTTATTTATAGTAGAATATCTGTCTAACTATCGTGGTGCTGCCTTCCATTTTCTAAATTCGGATATCAATGCTAAAGTTGGATTTGTAATCATGTTTACTCTTATTATCTTTTTAGCTAATACCTTCTTTAAAATTATTCATTCACTGATTTCACCGAAAGGAACAGGGACAGGAATATGAGAAAGTTTTCATTTTTAGCAGGGGTAACCATACTAACCCTGATTATACTAATTGCATTTATTGGTCCATACACGCCTTTTATTGACAGTGAATTAAAGGAAAAGAAATATGAGTTTTTAGAAGATGATACGATTATTGTCCCCCCTTACCCACCATCAAAAGAATATCTTTTAGGAAGCGACAGTCGTGGGGTGGATTTACTAAGTAGGTTAGTAATGGGTGCAAGAGAAACGATGATTATTATTTTTAGTATTGTAATTATAAGAATGCTTTTAGGGGTTATTTTGGGGTTTGGTGCAGCATACAGTCGATTGATACAGGCGTTTTTAACCATTTGGAATCAACTCTTCTCCTATATTCCACCAATTTTTCTGATTGCAATGATCATTGGGATTCCGTTTTTTCTTGTTTCTCCCAATAGACCTTTTTGGTTCATTTTTATATTAGCAATACTTGAGGTTGGAAGAGTAGGAGATACAATCCATAAACTCGTAGTAAGTATTACACAAACGAACTATTATGAAGCGGGAATAGTGGTAGGTAACAGTCCTTTAGGATTGTCTAAGAAATACTTACTGCCGAATTTGAGTCCGCAGCTGGTTACTATAGTGGTCAATGAACTAGGGCGAGTGTTATTTTTAATTGCCCAATTAGGGGTTATTGGCATCTTCATTAATGTTGTATTTGAGCCAGGTGAATTCGGAGGCTTTAAAATTGTGAATGGTTCTGAATCTTGGCCAAACCTTTTAGATAATATACAAAGGGATATATATTCCCATCAAATTGTTCCGTTTAGTGGAATTCTTGTGATCTCATTAACTGTTCTTTCATTCTATGTAGTGGGTAATGGGATAATTAGAAAGTTAAGTAAACGATAAGAAGGTGGCCTTAGGGGCCACCTTTTGTTATGCTCTTCTCAATGTAATAAAGTATTTCCTAAGTCCTTCACCAAATATATAAAAACCAATTGTAGTTATGCATATAAACAAGCAAGCTGTTAAAGGAATCCAAGGATAGATTCGAATAGTTGAAGATACATTTTCAAAGAATTGTGGCCAGGCGTTTGAGGTATTAAGTATCTGATAAGTGTCATCCTCTGTACTTTGAATTTTAAGAGAAATAAATATGTTTATAACTCCTAGTTGCCCAATAATAAACATATTTCTACCTATATCATTAACAGCATTAACAATTACATGTGGTAGTAATTGTGGCCAGTAATATTTTCTAAATAGCCTAAATGGCCTTGTGCCGACTGTTATTCCAGCTTCCACAAACTGTGTCTTAGAAACAAATACTGCCTGTGTACGTATGATATCGGAAATCCTTCCAACGTCAATTATTGCAATCAGGAGTACCATCCAAATGAAACGATTTTCTGCAAATACAAGATAGGGTGCATTTGCAAAAAAGACAATCATGAAGATGGTAGGAACAAAAGATAATAACTGTTTCCAACTTTGTAAAATAAAATTTGCTGTTTTAAAGAAACTCCCTAGTATTCCTAAAGGAATGGCTAAAAGAAATCGTAAAAGTGTAATGCCTAGG
This window contains:
- a CDS encoding TetR/AcrR family transcriptional regulator encodes the protein MIKKQLIMEKAIELFATQGFEATSVQQITEHCGISKGAFYLSFKSKDELIIALIDHFMIQIITDIDHMVKKSEDSNEILYKFYYSTYHSFHKHSDFAKMFMKEQTQTFNPEFISRTRYYDSLIDKIILTMIERLYGDSVRETKYDLLFCIKGFMRTYSELFLFYNVTLDLNLLSKSLVEKTNLLAKHTSIPFISKELMKTFELSAFEEVTKEQILEVLEQKLAELTDSIEKESITLLKQHISEPNLSPAMIKGLIENIRNHPHCKSISYLLDRYFQF
- a CDS encoding ABC transporter permease subunit, whose amino-acid sequence is MRKFSFLAGVTILTLIILIAFIGPYTPFIDSELKEKKYEFLEDDTIIVPPYPPSKEYLLGSDSRGVDLLSRLVMGARETMIIIFSIVIIRMLLGVILGFGAAYSRLIQAFLTIWNQLFSYIPPIFLIAMIIGIPFFLVSPNRPFWFIFILAILEVGRVGDTIHKLVVSITQTNYYEAGIVVGNSPLGLSKKYLLPNLSPQLVTIVVNELGRVLFLIAQLGVIGIFINVVFEPGEFGGFKIVNGSESWPNLLDNIQRDIYSHQIVPFSGILVISLTVLSFYVVGNGIIRKLSKR
- a CDS encoding ABC transporter permease subunit; the encoded protein is MKDIAIGVIKQFGLWMLAACFLLLIILIPRDYTLSPDSTGQLEEAVYHYNFNDHITNVKDFFIAFGENGGLGLYKTGDTIEKHVFDMTLRSLKLIIPAILIGFFFGIFKGVFDFLVKGKRVGVGSGTTWMMLSIPDLFFMIFLQLFLMFLYQIGLFPHVDLYGHEKVDNQIVGIIFLAIYPLFFIANITYTSLVEEEKMDYINTARSKGVSHFKIVNLHMLKNALQKIIVNSNTLTLYVLSNLFIVEYLSNYRGAAFHFLNSDINAKVGFVIMFTLIIFLANTFFKIIHSLISPKGTGTGI
- a CDS encoding efflux RND transporter permease subunit, with the translated sequence MKGLVNFVLKNKLAVWLLTIIITVSGIYSGTQMKTETIPDISIPYLMVMGVYPGATPEQVMDEVSIPLEKAVENLENVKSVFSNSYSNMSSIQVEYEYGIDMDEAKRALESALDAVTLPEGAQEPVITAISMNMMPVVALSVSSDVEDVVELTSTVEEIILPKIEKIEGVASATITGQHIEEVHLTYNENKMTEFGITEDNVKQIIQASDLAVSLGLYEFEEGEQAVAVDGKFMTAYELKEMLIPVTPTEAQPLPFVKLSDIASIDVVGKVQSVSRTNGKDAIAIQIVKGQEANTVDVVNRVKELVEEETNKFENLIIDITVDQGKPIEKSVSTMIEKALFGGLIAVLIILLFLRDFKSTIISIISIPVSIFMALLLLFWMDITLNIMTLGAITVAIGRVIDDSIVVVENIYRRLHLKEEKLTGRALIREATIEMFKPILSSTLVTVAVFAPLIFVGGMVGELFMPFALTMTFALGASLIVAITIVPALSHYLFKKKLYSEKTESSHKEVGKLSNWYKGILKWTLNHKIITSIVSILLLVGSLALTPLIGFSFMGSEEEKVMYLTYTPGTGELMEETLANIEVVEEKLLKHDDIDIVQLSVTESGDPMTAMMGGSGDGALMYLIFDPEMEDFPGTRKEIEEYVFNIGQSGKWKSQNFTSTSMSTNELSYTFYSENLNDLNEAVKMVEDVMRENESLEDVSSSAEDAYVEYTFKVKQDELLQYGLTTGQIVMMLRPSSIDEVITTVEKDGDTLEVILQQEQAAEPKSIDDILATQVPTALGTMMPLSDLVTVEEGTTLNTLARSKGEYYASVSGTIIGDDLSKATTEVDKAIDKLDLPNGVTVDIAGVAADMTETFTKLGLAMLAAIAIVYFILVVTFGEGVAPFAILFSLPFAVIGSFVGLLIAGETISVSVMMGLLMLIGIVVTNAIVLVDRIIHMERDGLTMREAILEAGATRLRPILMTAIATIGALIPLAISSEGGGGLISKGLGITVIGGLTSSTLLTLIIVPIVYEVLSKMFKKNRKEIQEN